The Aureispira anguillae genome contains a region encoding:
- a CDS encoding T9SS type A sorting domain-containing protein: MKTFLLLNLLWLIPLVGYSQCNGNQNLDLYWIGGNGDFNDISQWEVGSLGSGVHPCQLPRSTDNVFFMAAAFNGSGPITITINNNSSCKNMYWDNAILAADMPTISSVASVGLNLDIYGALELATNMDFKFAGQLRLRSQFNGIVPIRTNGQKLRLWNVQFDGSSTTIFELQDDFYVDDILEKNHSGTRQGLVLLNGGTWDTNEKTVRFDYFNSINTNIGRGLDISNSVINIHGSYPYAYHWRLNFNSGSGNYTIFDATGSKIHFQTYTGISWSKLFSGGMGLIYDTLVSEAPIHFRAGKQTFDYILLKDKASYSHDITLDVQDLYVNSGTQHTFFYQKDTLIVGDIHVLPGCDQFVTFNARLETWSTMVGVVRKKTPGTLTTDRFILSDMQCDTTGGRSYISNNSLSVGATDPWWTINPPTAGKDFYFRDRSGGQEWKDPNNWDIWNGVAFVPNSGGCLPSPIDDVYFDHLSFPNSSKLLLVDTLATCHDMHWLSTVATGASMRLNYILNSYGSIYLDANMTQINGTFWICHGADPDTISTQGVKIWLDMRLSKYSNYYIVGDHDANTIDFDGRFLYGLQKSTLQTNAIQMKLVFLYVYNRIMDSTQVHFGYTNGRFYDYGYDTLSYTGNTTFHLDATSPSGDVSIYPGTTPNIIGNCYAYFRNGRHEVQGDLTLNEKAAWYPTIHPSYYVEFEIAGSMALYQGNLTLTAGKSYIFSPNPISYLTVAGHLNAVGDCQNFIQFRTQNGNPVPITVNDVASSSIAYTYLQGWDNSGNTQLTTINSIDGGNNTNFNFGVSGSGVTYYWRADKNNPTDFVGNWDDAGHWTTNPASLVGDSSCIPTLLDSVIFDQLSFSPTSNGCIIGGYAFCKTLICKEDIALQSAGVASSAGFLYIAESFHLDHNMTNYSYFGGIYFVGSGDINTNGTTLYSHRVYFDNRNGTWNLQNDLNLDNSTNPAYGALYYYGGILNTNDYNIRASIWTTAYSRAPMTWNLGQSTIDIYGRTDWSSYVFGGAYMDSLQIDADSCIINLDNSVTANRNYKMASSAQIYPIHYNKVNFLDTDNRNNLYGLNATYRFIKFDGDMLIQHNFSCDSVWFSGGHFYYLNQNVILNLNAPHGKILTNAGPGAFVNLETYQTGQTSYIHKAYGDAFCLDYIKIKDNQATKDPLAAVPAAYQVIHSLLKFETGVNSDNVNGTATGIWDFSLPVLVNPTVTGDTLVDFCTFSNTQLVPIALVGNSPYNISYTWTDNLGNSGIQADTLVADDDGDDNTPFIYYATFSNTNAATVIYNLELTTFRCGEKTPPITTTIVANSPVPNILVAVDRNDTCTSFNDPRWLTFVEDIDDRPILSIQDQINTTETDSLGLLAIGVDFDATVQYWGTTPYLQRHWRIEPEHNHAANVRVYFTQEELDSLKAHTYHGQYGLPFSASTDIQVRKFDSGIIGVGPSSVLPHTVLSWNSSNNQPFSTTTDVIGIEFNTPSFSAFIIEPTNLALLATELVSFEATVTNKQAVRLNWRTEDEKDLIYCVVERSRDGFSFETIGKVQALNSQRDNNSYTFLDTKAYPAISYYRLRLVDKDGSVKYSPIRAVELDGVSLMRVFPVPASDQLTISLNSSSAASIQIELVDQLGRVLQRGSHSISVGQNTLKLDTQALSAGIYLLRLTNRQGQVQQRKFMVDQ, encoded by the coding sequence ATGAAAACGTTTTTATTATTGAACCTTTTATGGTTAATCCCCTTGGTGGGGTATTCCCAATGTAATGGAAACCAAAATTTAGATTTGTATTGGATTGGTGGCAATGGAGATTTTAATGACATTAGCCAATGGGAGGTAGGCAGTCTGGGGAGCGGTGTCCATCCTTGCCAACTACCTCGTTCTACCGATAATGTATTTTTTATGGCAGCAGCATTTAATGGTAGTGGGCCAATTACCATTACTATTAATAACAATTCAAGCTGCAAAAATATGTATTGGGACAATGCAATACTTGCAGCAGATATGCCAACGATAAGCAGTGTGGCTTCTGTTGGGCTCAATTTGGATATTTATGGTGCTTTAGAACTCGCCACTAATATGGACTTTAAATTTGCAGGACAATTGCGCTTGCGTTCTCAATTTAATGGAATCGTTCCCATAAGAACAAATGGTCAGAAACTAAGATTGTGGAATGTACAATTTGATGGTTCTAGCACAACGATATTTGAGTTGCAAGATGATTTTTATGTGGATGATATTTTAGAAAAAAATCATTCTGGAACTAGGCAAGGCTTGGTGCTTTTGAATGGTGGAACATGGGACACGAACGAAAAAACGGTGCGTTTTGATTATTTTAACTCGATTAATACCAATATCGGAAGAGGCTTAGATATATCTAATTCTGTTATTAATATTCATGGTAGTTACCCTTATGCTTACCATTGGCGACTCAATTTTAATAGTGGGAGTGGCAATTACACTATTTTTGATGCTACGGGCTCAAAAATTCATTTCCAAACGTACACAGGAATCAGCTGGTCTAAATTATTTTCGGGAGGAATGGGGCTTATTTATGATACCTTGGTTTCGGAAGCGCCCATTCATTTTAGGGCAGGGAAACAGACTTTTGATTATATATTACTAAAAGATAAGGCTTCTTATTCACATGATATAACGCTTGATGTACAAGATTTGTATGTAAATTCAGGAACACAACATACCTTCTTTTACCAGAAAGATACCTTAATTGTTGGTGATATTCATGTACTGCCAGGATGTGACCAATTTGTCACCTTTAATGCTAGGCTTGAGACATGGAGCACTATGGTCGGGGTTGTCAGAAAAAAAACACCAGGAACCTTAACAACAGATCGTTTTATACTTTCTGATATGCAGTGTGATACAACAGGAGGTCGTTCTTATATTTCCAATAATAGTCTTAGCGTTGGGGCAACCGACCCTTGGTGGACTATCAATCCCCCCACAGCGGGAAAAGATTTTTATTTTCGTGATCGGAGTGGTGGGCAGGAATGGAAGGACCCCAATAACTGGGATATATGGAATGGAGTAGCCTTTGTTCCCAATTCAGGAGGTTGCTTGCCTTCTCCTATTGACGATGTTTATTTTGATCACCTTTCATTTCCTAATAGTTCCAAACTGTTGTTGGTAGATACCTTGGCGACTTGTCATGACATGCATTGGTTATCAACGGTAGCGACAGGAGCAAGTATGCGTTTAAATTACATTCTAAATTCCTATGGTTCTATCTATCTCGATGCCAATATGACCCAAATAAATGGCACGTTTTGGATTTGTCATGGAGCAGACCCCGATACGATCTCAACGCAAGGAGTGAAAATTTGGCTAGATATGCGGCTGTCAAAGTATAGCAATTATTATATAGTAGGGGATCATGACGCTAATACAATAGATTTTGATGGGCGTTTCCTTTATGGTTTGCAAAAGTCAACCCTACAAACCAATGCTATTCAAATGAAATTGGTCTTTTTGTATGTGTACAATCGAATTATGGACAGTACACAAGTTCATTTTGGATATACGAATGGGCGATTTTATGATTATGGATACGATACCTTATCCTATACAGGAAATACAACATTTCACTTAGATGCTACTAGTCCTAGTGGGGATGTTTCGATATATCCAGGAACCACTCCTAATATTATAGGCAATTGTTATGCTTATTTTAGAAATGGTAGGCATGAAGTACAAGGGGATTTAACCTTGAATGAAAAAGCAGCTTGGTATCCTACCATTCATCCTAGTTATTATGTGGAATTTGAGATAGCGGGAAGCATGGCTTTGTATCAGGGAAATCTGACTTTGACCGCAGGAAAAAGTTATATTTTTTCTCCCAATCCTATTTCTTATTTGACCGTAGCTGGACATTTGAATGCGGTTGGCGATTGCCAGAACTTTATACAATTTCGAACACAGAATGGCAACCCTGTTCCTATTACAGTGAATGATGTTGCTTCTTCATCTATAGCGTATACTTATTTACAGGGCTGGGATAATTCAGGGAATACCCAGTTGACGACCATTAACTCAATAGATGGTGGCAACAATACGAATTTTAATTTTGGAGTTTCAGGCTCTGGGGTGACATATTATTGGCGAGCCGATAAAAACAATCCAACGGACTTTGTGGGAAACTGGGATGATGCTGGGCATTGGACAACCAATCCTGCGAGTTTGGTTGGGGATAGTTCTTGTATTCCTACTTTATTGGATTCCGTTATTTTTGACCAACTTTCTTTTTCTCCTACAAGCAATGGCTGTATTATAGGAGGCTATGCCTTTTGTAAGACCCTAATTTGTAAAGAAGATATTGCGCTTCAAAGTGCAGGTGTTGCATCTAGTGCAGGTTTTTTGTACATAGCGGAGAGCTTTCATTTGGATCATAATATGACCAATTATAGTTATTTCGGAGGAATTTATTTTGTTGGTTCGGGGGATATTAATACCAATGGAACCACTTTATACAGCCATCGAGTCTATTTTGATAATAGGAATGGAACTTGGAATTTGCAGAACGATTTAAATTTAGATAATTCTACCAACCCTGCCTATGGAGCACTTTATTATTATGGAGGTATCCTGAATACCAATGATTATAATATAAGAGCTAGTATTTGGACAACAGCTTATTCTAGGGCTCCAATGACTTGGAACCTAGGGCAGTCAACCATTGATATTTATGGTAGAACGGATTGGTCTAGTTATGTTTTTGGAGGGGCTTATATGGATAGCTTGCAAATTGATGCGGATTCTTGTATTATCAATTTAGACAATTCGGTTACGGCTAATCGAAATTATAAGATGGCTTCTTCTGCCCAAATCTATCCAATTCATTACAATAAGGTTAATTTCTTAGATACAGACAATAGAAATAACTTGTATGGTCTAAATGCAACGTATCGATTTATAAAATTTGATGGAGACATGCTGATTCAGCACAACTTTTCATGCGATAGTGTTTGGTTTTCGGGAGGTCATTTTTATTATTTAAACCAAAATGTAATCTTAAACCTAAATGCTCCTCACGGTAAAATTCTGACCAATGCAGGACCAGGAGCTTTTGTTAACTTGGAGACCTATCAGACGGGACAAACTTCCTATATACACAAGGCTTATGGCGATGCTTTTTGTTTGGATTATATCAAAATTAAGGATAATCAAGCGACTAAAGATCCGCTTGCTGCTGTTCCTGCTGCCTATCAAGTTATTCATTCTTTGTTAAAATTTGAAACAGGGGTCAATAGTGATAATGTAAATGGGACAGCAACGGGAATCTGGGATTTTTCATTGCCAGTTTTAGTTAACCCCACCGTAACTGGTGATACCTTGGTCGATTTTTGTACGTTTTCTAATACACAGTTGGTGCCGATTGCGCTAGTTGGGAATTCTCCTTATAATATTTCTTACACTTGGACAGACAATTTGGGAAATTCAGGCATACAAGCAGACACCTTAGTGGCAGATGACGATGGAGATGATAATACTCCATTCATTTATTATGCCACATTTTCTAATACCAATGCCGCAACAGTAATCTATAATTTGGAATTAACGACCTTTAGATGCGGCGAAAAAACACCTCCAATAACAACTACCATTGTTGCCAATTCGCCTGTTCCTAATATTTTGGTTGCAGTAGACCGAAATGATACCTGTACTTCTTTTAATGATCCAAGGTGGTTAACCTTTGTGGAGGACATAGATGATCGCCCCATTTTATCGATTCAAGATCAAATTAATACAACAGAAACGGATTCTTTAGGACTGTTGGCAATAGGGGTGGATTTTGATGCTACAGTTCAATATTGGGGAACAACACCTTATTTGCAGCGCCACTGGAGGATAGAACCAGAGCATAATCATGCAGCCAATGTTCGGGTTTATTTTACACAAGAGGAATTGGATAGTTTAAAAGCGCATACTTATCATGGTCAGTATGGGTTGCCTTTTAGTGCAAGTACCGATATTCAAGTTCGAAAATTTGACAGCGGTATTATTGGTGTTGGTCCTTCTTCTGTATTACCTCACACCGTTTTATCGTGGAATTCAAGCAATAATCAGCCCTTTTCAACCACGACAGATGTTATCGGAATAGAGTTTAATACGCCTTCTTTTTCGGCGTTTATTATAGAACCTACCAATCTAGCTTTATTAGCTACAGAGTTGGTTTCGTTTGAAGCAACTGTTACCAATAAACAAGCGGTAAGATTAAACTGGAGAACTGAAGATGAAAAGGATTTGATCTATTGTGTTGTAGAGCGTTCTAGGGATGGTTTTTCTTTTGAAACAATCGGAAAAGTCCAAGCATTAAATAGTCAAAGGGACAATAATTCTTATACCTTCTTAGATACGAAAGCCTACCCAGCGATCTCTTATTACCGTCTGCGTTTGGTGGACAAGGATGGTAGCGTCAAGTATTCCCCTATACGAGCTGTAGAACTAGATGGTGTTTCTTTGATGCGTGTTTTCCCTGTGCCTGCGAGTGATCAGTTGACAATATCGTTAAATAGTTCGAGTGCTGCATCAATTCAAATTGAATTAGTGGATCAGTTGGGACGAGTGCTTCAAAGGGGGAGTCATTCAATAAGCGTAGGGCAAAATACCCTGAAGTTGGATACTCAGGCATTGAGTGCTGGAATTTATTTGTTGCGTTTGACCAATCGTCAAGGGCAGGTACAGCAACGAAAATTTATGGTAGATCAATAA